One region of Novipirellula artificiosorum genomic DNA includes:
- a CDS encoding DUF308 domain-containing protein, whose translation MNSESKQLPKASIAVKACMCFGWLIPLLVIPAVILLTLPLTPFPSAATSLMGFASLVLVGGVLSITALVFGKGRYRGAYAQGVAGVLLTMAGLIVILSSCLILYHSDRVKAAYHRRQKLREIERASNGIETARSDYIVPELAKPADLLVRPMPPSVDQATSRFDPWKTVASDPQKGTHYFSTQDDWILVKNRFVPGPTRSQVFVIDNDAHRYHQTRQPELLDLVTGEFHPIGPPHLVDIDRCSEGFVFTLADGSIIVYEGDDLSSGRLLEVPQPLRHEFGTSSPNGEDLYRAEAAIASETSPLVYVIQIANNAVWVFNAKTNQLVAHAIPKRLVGTDDPWSDIVPERSILFLDGNVLLTQTHHLLLRTELADTKFVTEEVFPIVGLSRRQLVGPLQTSSGPQCWFLSSRRGSQSQRIEQLRIRFNPLRIRETWQTEPTGREASQIVLTEDFMVESLRYIKNNVERATRDLLIYRVSDQKHCATLLVPEGYDARYLTAGGGNFVMMGFGSVYVINLDQIQSRFNIEHPPEIDLAADSNR comes from the coding sequence TTGAACTCTGAAAGCAAGCAATTGCCGAAGGCGTCAATCGCAGTGAAGGCATGCATGTGCTTTGGCTGGCTGATTCCGCTGTTGGTCATTCCAGCTGTGATTCTGCTGACGTTACCACTGACCCCTTTCCCGTCTGCCGCGACTTCGTTGATGGGATTTGCCTCGCTCGTTTTGGTTGGCGGGGTCTTGTCCATCACAGCTCTGGTATTCGGAAAAGGACGCTATCGCGGTGCGTACGCTCAAGGCGTTGCGGGAGTGCTGCTAACGATGGCTGGCTTGATTGTGATCCTCTCGTCATGTCTCATTCTGTACCACAGCGATCGTGTGAAGGCCGCGTATCACCGTCGCCAGAAACTCAGAGAAATCGAACGTGCATCCAATGGTATTGAAACCGCTCGCTCGGACTACATTGTGCCGGAGCTCGCTAAGCCGGCTGACTTGCTTGTCCGCCCGATGCCACCGTCCGTCGATCAAGCGACCTCCCGATTTGATCCTTGGAAAACCGTCGCGAGCGATCCACAAAAGGGTACACACTATTTTTCAACCCAAGACGATTGGATCCTCGTCAAGAATCGCTTCGTGCCTGGACCGACTCGATCGCAGGTTTTTGTCATCGACAACGATGCACACCGATACCATCAGACTCGGCAACCCGAATTGCTTGATCTCGTAACAGGGGAATTTCATCCGATTGGACCACCCCATCTGGTCGACATTGACCGTTGCAGCGAAGGATTCGTGTTCACTCTTGCCGATGGATCGATAATTGTTTACGAGGGCGACGATCTTTCGTCCGGCAGACTCTTGGAAGTGCCCCAACCGCTGAGACACGAGTTTGGAACGAGTTCCCCCAATGGAGAGGATCTTTACCGAGCGGAAGCCGCGATTGCGAGCGAAACTTCACCACTCGTGTATGTCATTCAAATCGCGAATAACGCTGTCTGGGTTTTCAATGCGAAAACCAACCAACTTGTCGCCCATGCAATTCCGAAACGGCTCGTCGGGACGGACGACCCATGGTCGGACATCGTACCGGAGCGATCCATATTGTTCCTTGACGGAAACGTTCTCCTGACGCAAACACACCATCTCCTGCTGCGGACGGAATTGGCGGATACCAAATTTGTCACGGAAGAGGTGTTTCCGATCGTCGGTTTGAGCCGTAGGCAGCTGGTTGGGCCTTTGCAAACGTCGAGCGGACCACAGTGTTGGTTCCTTAGCTCTCGACGAGGTAGCCAATCCCAACGTATTGAGCAGTTGCGAATCCGCTTCAATCCTTTGCGAATCAGAGAGACATGGCAAACGGAACCCACCGGAAGGGAGGCGAGTCAAATCGTCCTCACCGAAGACTTCATGGTCGAGTCATTGCGGTACATTAAGAACAACGTCGAGCGGGCAACACGCGATCTGCTCATTTACCGTGTCTCAGATCAGAAACACTGTGCCACGTTGCTTGTGCCGGAGGGCTACGACGCCAGGTATCTAACCGCGGGCGGCGGAAACTTCGTGATGATGGGATTTGGCAGCGTTTATGTAATCAACTTGGATCAAATCCAATCAAGATTTAACATCGAGCACCCTCCCGAGATCGATTTGGCAGCGGATTCGAATCGTTAA
- a CDS encoding arylsulfatase yields the protein MHDNDRSDSPQIPRRAVLKGAGTAAATAVAAPYVIPSAALAAPGRDGANDRLTLAQTLHHRPSDMTALPRLSFLCLVTLLLTATLLTATTTAQQPDPNIIVIMVDDMGWSDIGCYGSEIKTPNIDRLATEGMLFTQFYNNAKCTTTRASLLTGLYPRNGGRGQDELITKNMLTLGEAMRHAGYATGLSGKWHNGKAAGTRPFERGFDEAYGLWDGCCNFFNPKLPDPEFKGGKVRAFGHNDRDLSADDFPEDYYTTDAFTDHAIKTVKAHVASGKPFFHYLPYTAPHYPLHAKPEDIAKYKGKYADGWDVLRQKRLTRQKELGLVDENWEVVERDDLAQPWETAKEIDEGWQQLRMEVYAAMIDSVDQNIGRLLDTLDELGVADNTLVLFLADNGGCAETPGGNDPNQIPGPKDFYAHVGPGWATASNTPFRRYKQYCHEGGIATPLLARWPGAIEPGSRCEQVGHIIDFLPTFLDIAGADYPDEHPAFGEQTIPLDGKTLLPILKGQQRKPHPYLYWHWSTNRAVRKGDWKLAWDRHAKTWELYDLSTDRTEAHDLASQNPELVTELTETWNAWAKMTDVKVKK from the coding sequence ATGCACGATAACGACCGCAGTGATTCTCCTCAAATCCCTCGCCGTGCGGTACTTAAAGGCGCTGGCACGGCAGCAGCAACCGCTGTGGCCGCGCCGTACGTGATCCCGTCGGCTGCGTTGGCGGCACCTGGACGCGATGGTGCCAACGACCGTTTAACCCTTGCCCAAACCTTACATCATCGACCCTCTGACATGACCGCTCTGCCCCGCCTCAGCTTCCTTTGCCTCGTGACGCTACTATTGACCGCAACACTATTGACCGCAACGACGACCGCACAGCAGCCGGATCCCAACATCATCGTGATCATGGTCGACGACATGGGGTGGTCCGACATCGGATGCTATGGCTCCGAGATCAAAACCCCCAATATCGACCGTCTCGCCACGGAGGGGATGCTGTTCACTCAGTTTTATAACAATGCCAAATGCACAACAACGCGGGCGTCCCTGCTGACGGGACTCTATCCTCGAAACGGAGGACGCGGGCAGGACGAACTGATCACGAAAAACATGCTGACCCTCGGCGAAGCCATGCGTCATGCCGGCTACGCAACGGGCTTATCAGGCAAATGGCACAATGGAAAGGCAGCGGGAACGCGCCCCTTCGAGCGGGGCTTTGATGAAGCCTATGGGCTGTGGGATGGATGTTGCAATTTTTTCAATCCCAAGTTACCCGACCCTGAGTTCAAAGGAGGCAAGGTTCGGGCTTTTGGTCATAACGACCGCGATCTCAGTGCCGACGACTTCCCCGAGGACTATTACACCACGGACGCCTTCACCGATCACGCGATTAAAACGGTCAAAGCCCACGTTGCGTCGGGAAAGCCCTTTTTTCACTACCTGCCTTATACTGCCCCGCATTACCCGTTGCACGCTAAGCCCGAAGACATCGCAAAATACAAAGGCAAGTACGCCGACGGCTGGGATGTTTTGCGTCAGAAACGACTCACCCGACAGAAGGAACTTGGTCTCGTCGACGAAAACTGGGAAGTTGTCGAACGTGACGATCTCGCACAGCCCTGGGAGACTGCCAAAGAGATTGACGAGGGTTGGCAGCAACTGCGGATGGAGGTTTACGCAGCCATGATCGATTCGGTCGATCAGAACATCGGCAGACTACTCGATACACTTGATGAGCTTGGTGTCGCGGACAACACCCTCGTTTTATTCCTTGCCGATAACGGCGGCTGCGCCGAAACTCCCGGCGGCAATGACCCGAACCAAATCCCGGGCCCCAAAGATTTTTATGCTCACGTGGGGCCAGGTTGGGCCACTGCATCGAACACCCCCTTTCGCCGTTACAAGCAATATTGTCACGAGGGAGGTATCGCGACGCCGCTGCTTGCCCGTTGGCCTGGTGCAATCGAACCCGGATCCCGCTGCGAACAAGTCGGACACATCATTGACTTCCTTCCCACCTTCCTCGACATCGCCGGTGCGGACTACCCCGACGAACATCCGGCGTTTGGAGAGCAGACGATTCCCCTGGACGGCAAAACATTGTTGCCGATTCTAAAAGGCCAGCAGCGCAAGCCTCACCCTTACCTCTACTGGCACTGGTCAACCAATCGTGCGGTCCGCAAGGGTGATTGGAAGCTGGCCTGGGATCGGCACGCGAAAACGTGGGAACTCTACGACCTTAGCACCGACCGGACCGAAGCCCATGACCTAGCGTCCCAGAACCCCGAACTCGTTACCGAGTTGACCGAGACGTGGAATGCTTGGGCGAAAATGACCGACGTCAAAGTCAAAAAGTAG
- a CDS encoding sulfatase: MLRKTFIVALTLLHALGASAAEHRPNVVFFLVDDLGWRDLGCYGSPLYETPHIDRFAEKSVRFTQAYAACHVCSPTRASILTGKYPARLHLTDWLPGRKDYPFQKLKNAEIHQHLPLEEVTLAETLKQNGYCTAHIGKWHLGEYPYGPLQQGFDIQIPRWNKGWPNAGYHAPFQLDGLDDKQREYLTDRLTDKAEEFIEAHVDQPFFLYLSHFAVHDPIQGREDLVAKYQKKLEKTTFAAGPAFILEGNPDEESPLSREELGARLRRPAWSGYKVLPDRTVKIKQHQDNVAFAAMVESVDESLGRVLAKLEALNLDNKTVVILFSDNGGMSAANFGNPDRIIARGQLDKAFSTSNLPLRGAKGWLYEGGIREPLIVHWPHKGRRGTVCDAPVISTDFYPTILEMVGLPLRATQHADGVSILPLLQGAKTLDREAIYWHFPHYSNHGMQSPGGAVRAGDYKLLEYFENGTVQLFDLSKDVGEQNDLSQAMPEKVTQLRRMLHDWRTEVSARSMQPNQEYADTNDP, translated from the coding sequence ATGCTGAGAAAAACGTTCATTGTTGCGCTGACCTTGCTTCACGCACTCGGCGCTTCAGCAGCTGAACATCGCCCCAACGTCGTCTTTTTCCTGGTGGACGATCTCGGTTGGCGCGACTTGGGATGCTACGGCAGTCCTCTTTACGAGACACCACACATCGATCGGTTCGCAGAAAAAAGCGTGAGGTTCACTCAGGCCTATGCTGCTTGCCATGTCTGTTCTCCGACACGCGCCAGTATCCTGACGGGGAAGTACCCGGCTCGGCTGCATCTGACCGATTGGTTGCCCGGTCGAAAAGACTATCCCTTTCAGAAACTGAAGAACGCAGAAATTCATCAACACCTGCCTCTGGAAGAAGTGACGCTTGCCGAGACACTCAAACAAAACGGCTATTGTACGGCGCACATTGGAAAATGGCATTTGGGCGAATATCCTTACGGACCGCTGCAGCAGGGCTTCGATATTCAGATCCCTCGTTGGAACAAGGGTTGGCCTAACGCTGGCTACCACGCACCGTTTCAGTTAGATGGCCTTGACGACAAACAGCGCGAATACCTGACAGATCGGCTGACCGATAAGGCCGAGGAGTTCATTGAGGCACACGTGGATCAACCGTTCTTTCTCTATTTGTCGCACTTTGCGGTTCACGATCCGATTCAGGGGCGAGAAGACCTGGTTGCCAAGTACCAAAAGAAGCTCGAAAAGACAACGTTTGCCGCGGGGCCCGCGTTCATTCTGGAAGGCAACCCAGACGAAGAGAGTCCGCTGTCGCGGGAAGAACTCGGAGCCCGTCTAAGGAGACCAGCGTGGTCAGGCTACAAGGTCTTGCCAGACCGCACCGTGAAGATCAAGCAACATCAGGACAACGTTGCGTTTGCCGCCATGGTGGAGTCGGTCGATGAGAGCCTTGGACGCGTGCTGGCAAAATTGGAGGCGTTGAACCTCGATAACAAGACCGTTGTGATCCTGTTCTCGGACAATGGCGGCATGTCCGCGGCGAACTTCGGAAATCCCGACCGGATCATTGCGAGAGGCCAATTGGACAAGGCCTTCTCGACATCGAACCTGCCGCTGCGCGGGGCCAAAGGCTGGCTTTACGAAGGTGGTATTCGCGAACCGCTGATCGTCCACTGGCCGCACAAGGGTCGGCGGGGAACCGTATGCGACGCGCCGGTGATCAGCACCGACTTCTATCCAACGATCCTGGAGATGGTGGGCCTGCCGCTTCGGGCCACGCAGCACGCAGATGGAGTGAGCATTTTGCCGTTGCTCCAAGGGGCCAAGACGCTCGACCGGGAAGCGATCTATTGGCACTTCCCGCACTACAGCAATCATGGAATGCAAAGCCCCGGCGGAGCGGTACGTGCCGGCGACTACAAGCTGCTTGAGTATTTTGAAAACGGTACAGTGCAATTGTTCGATCTGAGCAAAGATGTTGGCGAACAGAATGACCTATCCCAAGCGATGCCCGAGAAAGTGACCCAGTTGCGTAGGATGCTTCACGACTGGAGAACAGAAGTATCCGCCCGATCGATGCAACCCAATCAGGAATATGCAGACACAAACGATCCATAA
- a CDS encoding class I SAM-dependent methyltransferase — translation MMMQLKRMLDVLVCGLLLFSLVSAQESTQKTEPEQAAAKRKAAAKRRDDSQQRVASLHELADRLEIRPGATIADIGAGKGNDSWVFADIVGTQGGVLSVEITEDSVKKLKQEAASRDLTQVHPVLGQSDTPNLPEDSVDMAFMHYVYHHLAKPREMLRNIWHALKPGGYYVVVDRHKGTLVDWVPRADREKKHYWLAETTFVREAREVGFEFVGFGEQEWYAKDDTFVIIMQRPNDVDFRGGDPDPMPPIDGTILNDLLSTSERSQSRIAFVALGEGRRLIKPLMQKCQGEAVDIVLEEWATQKDERPEVPPGLELLSVLTEKGDPKLSSDPLDAVYFLDTYHLLFHGDVLLPSLRQHLTDEGRIYVLDRKADEELSHREASHRRSIAPETVVREMTEYGFELESSTAPSSASRFLQVFRNRP, via the coding sequence ATGATGATGCAATTGAAGCGAATGCTCGACGTCTTGGTCTGCGGACTGCTGCTATTTTCACTCGTGTCCGCGCAGGAATCCACCCAGAAAACAGAACCGGAACAAGCCGCTGCAAAACGAAAGGCCGCTGCAAAACGAAGAGACGATTCGCAACAGCGGGTCGCATCGCTCCATGAGTTAGCAGATCGTCTGGAAATTCGCCCCGGAGCAACGATTGCAGACATCGGTGCTGGGAAGGGAAACGATAGCTGGGTCTTTGCTGATATCGTTGGCACTCAGGGCGGCGTCCTTTCGGTGGAGATCACCGAAGACTCGGTCAAGAAACTCAAGCAAGAAGCAGCTTCACGCGATCTGACACAGGTTCACCCTGTGCTTGGACAGTCCGATACGCCGAATCTGCCGGAGGACTCCGTCGACATGGCGTTCATGCACTACGTGTATCACCATTTGGCCAAGCCCCGCGAGATGTTGCGAAACATCTGGCACGCGTTGAAGCCGGGGGGGTACTATGTCGTCGTTGACCGACACAAGGGAACGCTCGTCGATTGGGTGCCGCGGGCGGATCGTGAGAAGAAACACTATTGGTTGGCTGAAACGACGTTCGTTCGAGAAGCCCGCGAAGTAGGTTTTGAATTTGTCGGTTTTGGCGAACAAGAGTGGTACGCCAAGGACGACACGTTTGTGATCATCATGCAGCGACCGAATGATGTGGATTTCCGTGGTGGCGACCCAGACCCCATGCCTCCGATCGATGGGACGATCTTGAATGACTTGTTGTCAACAAGTGAGAGGTCGCAATCTCGGATCGCTTTTGTTGCACTTGGGGAGGGGCGAAGGCTGATCAAGCCTCTGATGCAGAAGTGCCAGGGTGAGGCCGTCGACATCGTGCTTGAGGAATGGGCGACGCAAAAGGACGAGCGGCCCGAAGTCCCCCCGGGGCTGGAGCTGCTGAGTGTGCTGACGGAGAAGGGGGATCCGAAGTTGTCCTCCGATCCACTTGATGCGGTCTATTTTCTCGACACTTACCATTTGCTTTTCCACGGTGACGTGCTGTTGCCATCCCTTCGTCAACATCTGACTGACGAAGGCCGTATCTATGTCCTCGACCGGAAAGCTGACGAGGAACTCTCTCATCGGGAGGCCAGCCACCGACGAAGCATTGCACCGGAGACGGTTGTGCGAGAGATGACGGAATACGGTTTCGAGCTCGAGTCTTCGACCGCACCTTCGTCAGCATCGCGTTTCTTGCAAGTGTTCCGCAATCGTCCTTGA